In Blastopirellula sp. J2-11, a single genomic region encodes these proteins:
- a CDS encoding 3-hydroxyacyl-ACP dehydratase FabZ family protein, with product MTREAIYAAIPHRPPMLLVDEIVRQDEETIVCRKTFHADEYFFQGHYPDFPLVPGVILCEATMQCGAILLSKFAAEGKGVPVATRLSDVKFKKMIRPGDTIEMEVKLTERMADAFFMQGKATCAGKVAVRFDFACTLAPAPGA from the coding sequence ATGACACGCGAAGCCATTTACGCGGCGATTCCTCACCGACCGCCGATGTTGCTGGTCGACGAGATCGTGCGCCAAGACGAAGAGACGATCGTTTGCCGCAAGACCTTCCACGCCGACGAATACTTTTTCCAGGGACACTATCCCGATTTTCCGCTCGTCCCCGGCGTTATCTTGTGCGAAGCGACGATGCAGTGCGGCGCGATCCTGCTTTCGAAGTTCGCCGCCGAAGGAAAGGGCGTTCCGGTCGCTACCCGCTTGAGCGATGTGAAGTTCAAAAAGATGATCCGTCCCGGCGATACGATCGAGATGGAAGTGAAATTGACCGAGCGCATGGCCGACGCTTTCTTCATGCAGGGGAAAGCGACCTGCGCCGGCAAAGTCGCCGTTCGGTTTGATTTTGCTTGTACTTTGGCGCCGGCGCCGGGAGCATAG
- a CDS encoding enoyl-ACP reductase: MSDFLQLAGKTFVVCGVANRKSIAWKIAASLESEGATVVYVVRSETRKESLAKLLVNREVHVCDVEHEDEIAALPAKIAAKHSVVHGLVHSIAFADYSEGMRPFHETTKKQFLQAVDISCFSLTALSNALKDLFAPDASVVTISISTTRMASENYGFMAPIKAALDSSLAFLAKSFSKFSQVRFNAVGPSLLKTSASAGIPGYVDAYLFAEQAIPRKQALQTDEAANVAIFLLSSRSSGIQAQNLVVDAGMSINYFDRDIIERIMNK; encoded by the coding sequence GTGAGCGATTTCCTCCAACTAGCAGGCAAAACCTTCGTCGTCTGCGGCGTCGCCAACCGCAAGAGCATCGCCTGGAAGATCGCCGCATCGCTCGAAAGCGAAGGCGCGACGGTTGTCTATGTCGTCCGTAGCGAGACGCGTAAAGAAAGCCTGGCGAAACTGCTGGTCAATCGCGAAGTCCACGTCTGCGACGTCGAACATGAAGACGAGATCGCCGCGCTGCCGGCCAAGATCGCCGCGAAACATAGCGTCGTGCATGGATTGGTCCACTCGATCGCGTTCGCCGATTACAGCGAAGGCATGCGGCCGTTTCACGAGACGACCAAGAAGCAATTTCTGCAAGCGGTCGACATCTCCTGCTTCTCGCTGACGGCGCTGTCAAACGCCTTGAAAGACTTGTTCGCTCCGGACGCTTCGGTGGTGACGATCTCGATTTCGACCACGCGGATGGCGAGTGAGAACTACGGCTTTATGGCGCCGATCAAAGCGGCGCTCGATTCGTCGCTGGCGTTTTTGGCGAAGAGCTTCAGCAAATTTTCGCAGGTGCGCTTTAACGCCGTCGGGCCTAGCTTGCTCAAGACATCCGCGTCGGCCGGCATTCCCGGCTATGTCGACGCCTACTTGTTCGCCGAACAAGCGATCCCGCGAAAGCAGGCGCTGCAAACCGACGAAGCGGCGAACGTCGCCATTTTTTTGCTCAGCTCGCGCAGCAGCGGCATCCAAGCCCAAAACCTGGTGGTCGACGCCGGCATGTCGATCAACTACTTTGATCGCGACATCATTGAGCGGATAATGAACAAGTAG
- a CDS encoding 3-oxoacyl-ACP synthase III, whose amino-acid sequence MNFHNVCLESFGYVLPAEIVTSDQLEARLAPLYERLRLPAGRLELMTGIRERRFWSPETMPSEISIESGRHAIEAAGIDVGEIGALVHGSVCRDHLEPATACRVHHELGLRQDCVIYDVSNACLGLLSGALQVASMIELGQIRAGLVVGTENGRQLVDNTVRTLNEDKTLTRNQIKLAVASLTIGSASCAMLLCDRELSQTQNLLHAGAVRAHTQHHQLCHSIAGSGETGVGSPLMQTDSERLMVEGIEVGGATFEDFLQKSRWSREEIQRTFSHQVGLTHRRLVLEKLGLSVENDFATVQWLGNTGSAALPVTMAIGAQHGRINAGDNVAMLGIGSGINCVMLGVDWQESRVSGAGELPAEVLQRPIPVGRDSSAIGAAQP is encoded by the coding sequence ATGAATTTTCATAACGTCTGTTTAGAGTCGTTCGGATACGTTTTGCCGGCCGAAATTGTGACTTCCGATCAGTTGGAAGCTCGTCTGGCTCCGCTTTATGAGCGACTTCGTTTGCCGGCTGGCCGGCTCGAATTGATGACCGGCATTCGCGAGCGGCGATTTTGGTCGCCGGAGACGATGCCGAGCGAGATCAGCATCGAGAGTGGTCGTCATGCGATCGAAGCGGCTGGGATCGACGTCGGCGAGATCGGCGCGCTGGTCCATGGTTCGGTATGTCGCGATCATCTGGAGCCTGCGACCGCGTGTCGCGTTCATCATGAGCTCGGCCTCCGACAAGACTGCGTGATCTACGACGTCTCCAATGCGTGCTTGGGGCTGCTTAGCGGCGCTCTGCAGGTTGCAAGCATGATTGAGTTGGGACAGATTCGCGCTGGACTGGTGGTCGGAACTGAAAATGGCCGCCAGCTGGTCGATAACACGGTCCGCACGCTCAACGAAGACAAGACGCTGACCCGCAACCAGATCAAACTGGCGGTCGCGTCGCTGACAATCGGATCGGCCAGTTGCGCGATGTTATTGTGCGATCGCGAATTAAGTCAGACGCAAAACTTGCTGCATGCCGGCGCGGTCCGCGCCCATACGCAGCATCATCAGCTATGCCACAGCATCGCCGGATCGGGCGAAACTGGCGTTGGCAGTCCGCTGATGCAAACCGATTCGGAACGGTTGATGGTCGAAGGGATCGAAGTGGGGGGCGCAACCTTCGAGGACTTTCTGCAGAAGTCACGTTGGAGCCGCGAAGAAATTCAACGGACGTTCAGTCATCAGGTCGGGCTGACGCATCGTCGGCTGGTGCTCGAGAAGCTCGGTCTCTCGGTCGAGAATGATTTCGCCACCGTCCAGTGGCTCGGCAATACGGGCTCGGCGGCTCTGCCGGTCACGATGGCGATCGGCGCGCAGCACGGTCGCATCAACGCCGGCGACAATGTCGCGATGCTCGGGATCGGTTCTGGCATCAACTGCGTGATGCTGGGCGTCGACTGGCAAGAATCGCGCGTCAGCGGAGCAGGGGAGTTGCCGGCGGAAGTTTTGCAGCGACCTATCCCGGTTGGCCGCGATAGCTCCGCTATCGGGGCGGCGCAGCCGTAA
- a CDS encoding gamma-glutamyl-gamma-aminobutyrate hydrolase family protein: MQSKPLIGLNANYRPATHDRPAFSFVGAGYYDSIIAAGGIPVVIPPVAEAADMDAILDRLHGIVFIGGPDLDPHRDGFMRHASVRTMEPRREDLDRQLMSLVVRRRLPVFGIGVGMQLLNITMGGNLFFHIPADVPTALPHKDPLDAGHRHGLEVVPGTIMDRIYGDGEVRVNSMHHMAIDELAPGFQVAARAPDGMIEAVEWASDDWVAIGTQFHPEADSASALDQRIFEEFIEGIHAQYGVSRTPVAAGV, translated from the coding sequence ATGCAATCCAAACCGTTGATCGGCTTGAACGCCAATTATCGCCCGGCCACCCACGACCGTCCCGCCTTTTCGTTTGTCGGGGCAGGTTACTACGACTCGATTATCGCTGCTGGCGGCATTCCCGTAGTAATTCCACCGGTTGCTGAAGCGGCGGATATGGATGCGATCCTTGATCGCCTGCACGGCATCGTGTTTATCGGTGGACCCGATCTCGATCCGCATCGCGATGGTTTCATGCGTCACGCGTCGGTTCGCACCATGGAACCGCGTCGTGAAGACCTTGATCGCCAACTAATGTCGTTGGTCGTTCGTCGCCGCTTGCCGGTGTTCGGCATCGGGGTCGGTATGCAGTTACTGAACATTACGATGGGTGGAAACTTGTTCTTCCACATTCCGGCCGACGTGCCGACCGCTTTACCTCACAAAGATCCATTGGACGCTGGTCATCGGCACGGCCTGGAAGTTGTTCCCGGTACGATTATGGACCGCATCTACGGCGACGGCGAAGTCCGCGTTAACAGCATGCACCATATGGCGATCGATGAACTCGCACCCGGTTTCCAAGTCGCCGCTCGCGCCCCCGATGGCATGATCGAAGCGGTCGAATGGGCTAGCGACGATTGGGTTGCGATCGGTACGCAATTCCACCCCGAAGCCGACTCGGCCTCGGCCCTGGATCAGCGGATCTTCGAAGAATTCATCGAAGGTATCCACGCCCAGTACGGCGTTTCGCGCACTCCGGTCGCCGCTGGCGTCTAA
- a CDS encoding anhydro-N-acetylmuramic acid kinase, with amino-acid sequence MRSDATISLERRRWFLGASVGLRAETVDGVVIGTRGRGLEAAVEIVSEGFVELPKPIAVTLRRHLQGEPLPASDKAELSRQVAELQTVVVERLLHEVDLDARQVAVGLSGPTAWRPIGETWAPETIGVPELVAEATGVTVIDAFAQRNIAAGGTGGPLDALPLWLLFSPPQWSSAGRPTIAISFDETIDAYFVPPRRVGAEIPPIFWSPVAPGRLLQDQLEQVQPAPAGKSKFESVLHDWRKIESLYQTPIWRPDLFDLQPFAAAAEGRVDDSQGEALLRRFWQDQVVHAIQADLPTSAAAQRIVLLGEPLGIEEIADKIRQQTERTVETTMDLGWSPRIIGPAVAALLAFAFLERFPADVTTLTGAKAARVLGRVTPGSPANWQYCLEQLASAPCGKMPLRNAV; translated from the coding sequence GTGAGATCGGATGCAACCATCTCGCTCGAACGTCGGCGCTGGTTTTTAGGCGCTTCGGTAGGTCTACGCGCTGAGACCGTGGACGGCGTCGTCATCGGAACGCGCGGCCGCGGACTGGAAGCTGCCGTCGAAATCGTCAGCGAAGGTTTTGTCGAACTGCCGAAACCAATCGCCGTAACCCTGCGCCGGCACCTGCAAGGCGAACCGCTGCCAGCGAGCGACAAAGCCGAACTTTCGCGCCAAGTCGCCGAACTGCAGACCGTCGTGGTCGAGCGGTTATTGCACGAGGTCGATCTCGATGCGCGCCAAGTCGCCGTGGGACTGTCGGGCCCCACCGCCTGGCGACCAATCGGCGAAACCTGGGCGCCAGAAACCATCGGCGTACCAGAGCTAGTTGCCGAAGCGACCGGCGTGACCGTGATCGATGCGTTCGCCCAGCGCAACATCGCCGCCGGCGGAACCGGCGGCCCGCTCGATGCTTTGCCTCTCTGGCTCCTCTTTTCTCCGCCGCAGTGGTCCAGCGCCGGTCGCCCGACCATCGCAATCTCGTTTGACGAGACAATCGACGCCTATTTCGTTCCGCCGCGCCGAGTCGGCGCCGAAATCCCGCCGATCTTTTGGTCCCCCGTTGCGCCTGGTCGCTTGCTGCAAGATCAGCTCGAGCAAGTTCAACCGGCGCCAGCCGGCAAGAGCAAGTTTGAGTCGGTCTTACACGATTGGCGGAAAATCGAATCGCTCTATCAAACCCCGATTTGGCGTCCTGACCTGTTTGACCTGCAACCATTCGCGGCGGCAGCAGAGGGTCGCGTCGACGACAGCCAGGGAGAAGCCCTGTTGCGGCGTTTCTGGCAAGACCAGGTCGTCCATGCGATCCAAGCCGACTTGCCCACGTCGGCCGCCGCGCAGCGGATCGTGCTGCTGGGCGAACCGCTGGGCATCGAAGAAATCGCCGATAAGATTCGCCAACAGACCGAGCGCACCGTCGAAACCACGATGGATCTCGGCTGGAGCCCTCGCATCATCGGCCCCGCCGTCGCCGCGCTGCTCGCGTTCGCATTTCTCGAACGCTTTCCGGCCGACGTCACGACCCTCACCGGAGCCAAAGCAGCCCGCGTGTTAGGCCGCGTCACCCCGGGCAGCCCCGCAAATTGGCAGTATTGTCTTGAGCAACTCGCGAGTGCGCCGTGCGGCAAAATGCCGTTGCGCAATGCGGTGTAG
- a CDS encoding DUF1559 domain-containing protein, with protein sequence MKRNAFTLVELLVVIAIIGVLVALLLPAVQQAREAARRSACRNNLKQLGLAIHNYENTFRQFPPGAVRINFENGNSYRMPFVAQILSFIEQGNIYDIVNFKQSWSHSSNAAALEAPLPLYQCPTDPTSGSQLMLPDETFGNYGLNWGMHRFLDIDGQGPSTNEPGGKTNLASPFGNNYGARIADIQDGTSNTLAMMEMLKGIGAGGVDRRGRIWNEDSNCYQVMTRLSPNSAAPDYCESGKCIDHPEFNLPYQPPPNATGTGQGQASLASRSHHAGGVQVVLCDGSARFISETIDLNAWQALSTQWNGEVVGNY encoded by the coding sequence ATGAAACGAAATGCATTTACCCTGGTCGAACTGCTGGTCGTAATCGCGATTATCGGCGTTTTAGTGGCTCTATTGCTTCCGGCCGTTCAGCAGGCCCGTGAGGCGGCTCGACGCAGCGCATGCCGTAACAATTTGAAGCAGTTGGGCTTGGCCATCCACAATTATGAAAATACCTTTCGTCAGTTTCCTCCTGGCGCCGTGCGAATCAACTTCGAGAATGGCAATAGCTATCGCATGCCGTTCGTGGCGCAGATCTTGTCCTTTATCGAGCAGGGCAACATCTATGACATCGTCAATTTCAAGCAATCTTGGTCGCATAGCTCTAACGCCGCGGCGCTGGAAGCTCCTCTTCCGCTTTATCAGTGCCCTACCGATCCTACGTCTGGCTCACAACTCATGCTGCCCGACGAAACGTTCGGCAACTATGGCTTGAATTGGGGCATGCATCGATTTCTAGATATTGATGGCCAAGGTCCTAGCACCAACGAGCCTGGCGGAAAGACGAACCTGGCTTCTCCGTTTGGCAACAATTACGGCGCTAGGATAGCGGACATTCAAGACGGAACGAGCAATACGCTGGCGATGATGGAGATGCTCAAGGGAATTGGAGCCGGAGGAGTCGATCGTCGCGGACGCATCTGGAATGAAGATTCTAACTGCTATCAAGTGATGACCAGACTCTCGCCGAACTCGGCCGCACCTGACTATTGTGAGTCAGGCAAGTGCATTGATCATCCCGAATTCAACTTACCGTACCAGCCGCCGCCGAATGCGACCGGGACCGGCCAAGGTCAGGCGTCTTTGGCTTCTCGCAGCCATCATGCCGGCGGCGTTCAGGTCGTCCTCTGCGATGGCTCGGCGCGGTTCATTAGCGAGACGATCGACTTGAACGCATGGCAGGCGCTGAGCACCCAATGGAATGGGGAAGTCGTGGGCAACTATTAG